The following proteins are encoded in a genomic region of Roseinatronobacter sp. S2:
- a CDS encoding SMP-30/gluconolactonase/LRE family protein, which produces MTPINDIRCTLGEGPLWHPERAEFFWFDILGGKLHSLNRSWTFDEYVSAAGWVDRNTLLVASETRLFVFDLETGGQRDLCPLEADNRITRSNDGRADPQGGFWIGTMGKHAEHGAGAIWRWYRGELRKLFGDISIPNAICFAPDGRSACFTDTPTRRIMRVGLDAQGWPAGTPECWLDLNADGYNPDGAVFDAAGNFWLAQWGAGRVACYGPDGAFLRAVSFPASHTSCPAFGGPDLTDLYCTTAREGHATPAPLDGATFCVPDVGKGLQEHRVVLDA; this is translated from the coding sequence ATGACCCCGATCAACGACATTCGCTGCACCTTGGGCGAAGGGCCGCTTTGGCACCCCGAACGCGCGGAATTCTTCTGGTTTGATATTCTCGGGGGCAAGCTGCACAGCCTGAACCGATCATGGACATTTGACGAATATGTCTCCGCCGCTGGCTGGGTGGATCGCAATACGCTGCTGGTTGCCTCTGAAACGCGGCTGTTCGTGTTTGATCTGGAAACGGGCGGACAGCGCGACCTGTGCCCGCTAGAGGCCGACAACAGGATAACACGGTCAAATGACGGGCGCGCGGACCCCCAAGGCGGTTTCTGGATCGGCACCATGGGCAAACACGCGGAACACGGGGCGGGCGCGATCTGGCGTTGGTATCGGGGTGAATTGCGCAAGCTGTTCGGGGATATCAGCATTCCAAATGCAATCTGCTTTGCGCCGGACGGGCGGTCTGCGTGTTTTACCGATACGCCCACACGCCGGATCATGCGGGTGGGGCTGGACGCGCAGGGCTGGCCTGCGGGCACGCCCGAATGCTGGCTGGATCTGAACGCGGACGGGTATAACCCCGATGGGGCCGTATTTGATGCAGCGGGAAATTTCTGGCTGGCGCAATGGGGGGCAGGGCGTGTTGCATGCTACGGGCCGGATGGCGCGTTCCTGCGGGCAGTGTCGTTTCCTGCGTCGCACACATCCTGCCCTGCATTTGGCGGGCCTGATCTGACAGACCTGTATTGCACAACCGCCCGCGAAGGACATGCCACCCCCGCGCCATTGGACGGGGCCACGTTTTGTGTGCCGGATGTGGGCAAGGGCCTGCAAGAACATCGTGTGGTGCTGGACGCATGA
- a CDS encoding carbohydrate ABC transporter permease → MFPTPVERRSAAVQNTYKALLPFALILWLLPLLMVALFSIKPDSDFTQGNLWGLPSSFAGFENYTRVFTDSAMPRYLLNSVFITVPTVIGAVALSCMTGFALGVYRFRGNIWLFFMFVAGNFVPFQILMVPVRDLTLNMGLYDTRLGLVLFHIAFQTGFCTLFMRNFIRALPRELIEAARVEGVSEIRIFWYVVLPLMRPAIAALSVLIFTFIWNDYFWAVVLTQGVETQPVTAGITAFNSQFRAAYHMMSAGSIIAALPPVMMFFLMQKHFIAGLTLGAVK, encoded by the coding sequence ATGTTTCCAACGCCTGTCGAGCGCCGCTCTGCTGCGGTCCAGAATACCTACAAGGCGCTATTGCCCTTCGCGTTGATCCTGTGGCTGCTGCCGCTGCTGATGGTCGCGTTGTTTTCCATCAAGCCTGACAGTGATTTCACCCAAGGCAACTTGTGGGGGCTGCCGTCCAGTTTCGCAGGGTTTGAAAATTACACCCGCGTCTTTACCGACAGCGCCATGCCGCGCTATTTGCTGAATTCGGTCTTTATCACCGTGCCCACGGTCATCGGTGCGGTGGCGCTGTCTTGCATGACGGGATTCGCGCTGGGGGTCTACCGGTTCCGTGGCAATATCTGGCTGTTTTTTATGTTTGTCGCGGGCAATTTCGTGCCTTTTCAGATTCTGATGGTGCCAGTGCGCGATCTGACGCTGAATATGGGGCTTTATGACACGCGGCTTGGGTTGGTGCTGTTTCATATCGCGTTCCAGACTGGGTTCTGCACGCTGTTCATGCGCAATTTCATCCGCGCCCTGCCGCGCGAACTGATCGAGGCTGCGCGGGTTGAGGGTGTGTCGGAAATCCGCATCTTCTGGTATGTGGTTCTGCCGCTGATGCGCCCGGCCATTGCCGCGCTTTCGGTGCTGATCTTTACCTTCATCTGGAATGATTATTTCTGGGCCGTGGTGCTGACCCAAGGGGTGGAAACCCAGCCTGTGACCGCAGGGATCACTGCGTTCAACAGCCAGTTCCGCGCCGCCTATCATATGATGAGTGCGGGCAGCATCATCGCGGCCCTGCCGCCGGTGATGATGTTTTTCCTGATGCAGAAGCACTTTATCGCGGGTCTGACATTGGGCGCGGTGAAGTGA
- a CDS encoding 2-dehydro-3-deoxygalactonokinase, which produces MTDINWIAADWGTSHLRVWGMDGDHVLRSADSDQGMARLQRAEFEPALLALVADWLPDGQVTPVIGCGMLGSRQGWVEAPYHAVPCRPLGDNLVAAPTRDLRLSVHVVPGLKQLSPADVMRGEETQIAGFLAQNPGWDGVICLPGTHSKWVHLSAGEVVSFQTFLTGEMFALLSEHSILRHTVAGWDDDGFVQGVDQGMERPERLLARLFALRAEALLHGQDAAVARARLSGLLIGAELANTKPYWLGQRVAVIGAHAIAQPYATALARLSVPVTTCDATELTLAGLGAAREFIPQKGTPCVN; this is translated from the coding sequence ATGACTGACATCAACTGGATTGCAGCCGACTGGGGCACCTCGCATCTGCGGGTCTGGGGGATGGACGGTGATCATGTGCTCCGGTCCGCAGACTCAGATCAGGGCATGGCCCGGTTGCAACGCGCTGAATTTGAACCCGCACTTCTGGCGCTGGTGGCGGATTGGTTGCCAGACGGGCAGGTCACACCCGTTATCGGCTGCGGTATGCTGGGCAGTCGCCAAGGCTGGGTCGAGGCCCCCTATCATGCCGTGCCGTGCCGCCCCTTGGGCGATAATCTGGTCGCTGCGCCAACGCGCGATCTGCGGCTGTCGGTTCATGTGGTTCCGGGGTTGAAACAGCTTTCGCCCGCAGATGTCATGCGCGGCGAGGAAACGCAGATCGCCGGATTTCTTGCGCAAAACCCCGGCTGGGACGGGGTGATCTGCCTGCCGGGAACGCACAGCAAATGGGTGCACCTAAGCGCGGGAGAAGTCGTCAGCTTCCAGACCTTCCTGACAGGAGAGATGTTTGCGCTTTTGTCCGAGCATTCGATTTTGCGCCATACCGTTGCGGGCTGGGATGACGATGGTTTCGTGCAAGGCGTTGATCAGGGGATGGAGCGGCCGGAACGTCTGTTGGCGCGGCTGTTTGCGCTGCGCGCAGAGGCCCTGTTGCACGGGCAGGATGCTGCCGTGGCCCGCGCGCGGTTGTCAGGCCTGCTGATCGGGGCGGAACTGGCCAATACCAAGCCCTACTGGCTGGGCCAGCGCGTGGCGGTCATCGGGGCGCATGCTATTGCGCAGCCCTATGCAACGGCACTGGCGCGCCTGTCGGTGCCGGTGACCACCTGTGATGCAACTGAACTGACGCTTGCGGGGCTTGGTGCCGCGCGTGAATTTATACCGCAGAAGGGAACACCATGCGTGAACTGA
- a CDS encoding 2-dehydro-3-deoxy-6-phosphogalactonate aldolase: MRELIAILRGITPRDAVAVTQALIDTGITRIEVPLNSPDPLESIAAMVATFGTQAQIGAGTVLSTQQVAQVAATGARLVVSPDCNVDVISATRLAGMDSYPGVLTPTEAFAAIRAGATGLKLFPASLVGPQGLHAMRAVLGDVPVYAVGGVGPANFRDWLAAGATGFGLGTALYTPGMTATQVGARARDIVTAWKDAQ, from the coding sequence ATGCGTGAACTGATCGCCATTCTTCGCGGGATCACCCCGCGCGATGCTGTTGCGGTGACCCAAGCGCTGATTGATACAGGTATCACCCGTATCGAAGTGCCGCTGAATTCGCCCGATCCGCTGGAAAGCATTGCCGCGATGGTCGCCACCTTCGGCACACAGGCGCAAATCGGCGCGGGAACTGTTCTAAGCACGCAGCAGGTCGCGCAGGTTGCCGCAACGGGGGCGCGGCTGGTTGTGTCGCCCGATTGCAATGTCGATGTGATTTCAGCCACCCGCCTTGCAGGGATGGACAGCTATCCCGGTGTGTTGACCCCGACAGAAGCTTTTGCTGCCATTCGTGCGGGTGCGACAGGGCTGAAGCTGTTTCCCGCCAGTCTGGTTGGCCCACAGGGACTGCATGCCATGCGCGCTGTGCTGGGGGATGTGCCCGTCTATGCCGTGGGGGGCGTCGGGCCTGCGAATTTCAGGGACTGGCTGGCGGCAGGGGCCACAGGGTTCGGCCTTGGGACCGCACTTTACACGCCCGGCATGACGGCCACACAGGTCGGCGCGCGCGCGCGCGATATCGTCACGGCATGGAAGGACGCCCAATGA
- a CDS encoding SDR family NAD(P)-dependent oxidoreductase, whose translation MTAIYPDLKGTSVFITGGGSGIGAGLTEAFLKQGARVAFVQRSDATEFCDAMEGATGNRPLFIACDITDRAALVAATQQAAAAHGPVGVLVNNAANDQRHSLADVTDDFMDWALAINFKSYVYACQAVMPAMQEMGQGAIINITSISYIMGQAGYPLYTSANSALNGLTRSLAREFGPDRIRVNALAPGWVMTPKQLEKWVTPEGLDAHLARQCLPDTLSPDDIAGGVLFLASNASRAMTGQSLVIDGGVVVTG comes from the coding sequence ATGACAGCTATCTATCCCGACCTGAAGGGCACTTCGGTTTTCATCACCGGGGGCGGTTCCGGCATCGGGGCCGGGCTGACCGAAGCGTTCCTGAAGCAAGGGGCGCGCGTGGCTTTCGTCCAGCGCTCTGACGCGACAGAATTTTGCGATGCGATGGAGGGCGCGACCGGAAACCGCCCGTTATTCATCGCGTGCGATATCACTGACCGCGCGGCACTTGTCGCGGCGACGCAACAGGCCGCTGCGGCGCATGGCCCTGTCGGTGTTCTGGTCAATAACGCGGCCAATGACCAGCGCCACAGCCTTGCCGATGTCACTGATGATTTCATGGACTGGGCCTTGGCCATCAACTTCAAATCCTATGTCTATGCCTGTCAGGCGGTGATGCCGGCCATGCAGGAAATGGGGCAGGGGGCGATCATCAACATCACCTCGATCAGCTATATCATGGGACAGGCGGGATACCCGCTTTACACCAGTGCTAATTCGGCGCTGAACGGGCTGACACGCAGTCTGGCGCGGGAATTCGGGCCTGACCGTATCCGTGTCAACGCCTTGGCCCCCGGTTGGGTGATGACGCCCAAACAGCTGGAAAAATGGGTCACACCCGAAGGGCTGGATGCGCATCTGGCGCGCCAATGCCTGCCCGACACGCTGTCACCTGACGATATTGCAGGCGGGGTGTTGTTTCTGGCGTCAAATGCCAGTCGTGCCATGACGGGGCAATCCCTGGTCATCGATGGTGGCGTGGTGGTGACAGGATGA
- a CDS encoding alpha-glucosidase/alpha-galactosidase: protein MTKIAFIGAGSTVFMKNLIGDALLRPALASAEIALMDIDQARLDESALVARKLVASLGAGARVSATTDRRAALDGADFVIVAFQIGGYKPCTVTDFEIPKAYGLRQTIADTLGVGGIMRGLRTVPHLWAIAQDMRALCPDALLLNYVNPMAINTWALTARYPDIKQVGLCHSVQGTAFELARDLRLDVADLRYRAAGINHMAFYLSLDVRDGSGWRDLYPALRDGYAADRIPLESHWNPRCPNLVRYEVMKHFGYFVTESSEHFAEYVPWFIKSHRPDLIAQFRIPLDEYPTRCEEQIAAWGAQAQALKSADSIPHQPSNEYAATIMDSIVTGTPSVIYGNVANAGFIPQLPAGAAVEVPTLVDANGLQPTVVEDLPPHLIALMRTNLNVQELTVQALLREDRDHIYHAAQLDPHTASELDLRQIRALVDELLAAHGDWLPDWCRLTKAA, encoded by the coding sequence ATGACCAAAATTGCCTTTATCGGGGCGGGATCGACCGTCTTTATGAAGAACCTGATCGGGGACGCGTTGCTGCGCCCCGCATTGGCAAGTGCCGAGATTGCGCTGATGGATATCGATCAAGCGCGACTGGACGAATCCGCGCTGGTGGCGCGCAAACTTGTGGCCTCGCTCGGTGCGGGCGCGCGTGTCAGCGCCACGACCGACCGGCGCGCGGCACTGGATGGTGCGGATTTCGTGATCGTGGCTTTCCAGATCGGCGGCTATAAGCCCTGCACTGTGACCGATTTTGAAATTCCCAAAGCTTACGGCTTGCGCCAGACCATTGCCGACACGCTTGGGGTGGGGGGCATTATGCGGGGCCTTCGCACGGTGCCGCACCTGTGGGCCATCGCGCAGGATATGCGCGCCCTGTGCCCCGATGCGCTGCTCTTGAACTACGTCAACCCCATGGCGATCAACACATGGGCGCTGACTGCGCGCTATCCCGACATCAAACAAGTGGGCCTGTGCCATTCGGTGCAAGGCACAGCGTTTGAGCTGGCGCGCGACCTTCGGCTGGATGTGGCCGACCTGCGTTACCGCGCGGCGGGCATCAACCACATGGCGTTCTACCTGTCGCTGGACGTGCGCGACGGCAGCGGCTGGCGCGACCTGTATCCGGCCTTACGCGACGGCTATGCCGCAGACCGCATCCCGCTTGAGTCGCACTGGAACCCGCGCTGCCCGAACCTTGTCAGATATGAGGTGATGAAGCATTTCGGGTATTTCGTCACCGAATCTTCTGAACATTTCGCGGAATATGTGCCGTGGTTCATCAAATCCCATCGCCCCGACCTGATCGCGCAGTTCCGCATTCCGCTGGATGAATATCCCACACGCTGCGAAGAACAGATCGCGGCATGGGGCGCGCAGGCGCAGGCGCTGAAATCTGCGGACAGCATTCCGCATCAGCCGTCCAACGAATACGCAGCCACGATCATGGACTCCATCGTCACCGGCACGCCATCGGTGATTTACGGCAATGTTGCCAATGCAGGGTTTATCCCGCAACTGCCCGCAGGCGCCGCGGTCGAGGTGCCCACACTGGTGGATGCCAACGGATTGCAGCCCACAGTGGTTGAAGACCTGCCGCCACATCTGATAGCGCTGATGCGGACAAACCTGAATGTGCAGGAACTGACCGTGCAGGCGCTGCTGCGAGAGGACCGCGATCATATCTACCACGCCGCCCAGCTTGATCCGCATACTGCGTCCGAGCTGGACCTGCGCCAGATCCGCGCGCTGGTCGATGAATTGCTGGCCGCCCATGGCGACTGGCTGCCCGACTGGTGCCGGCTAACGAAAGCGGCCTGA